A segment of the Gossypium hirsutum isolate 1008001.06 chromosome D10, Gossypium_hirsutum_v2.1, whole genome shotgun sequence genome:
CTCGTTGacacaagaaatcatcaccgctttcattggccaaattagcaccagctacatcttcctcgttactctcagcagcttttttattttgcagtttataacaatctgctttgacgtgacctaactttttacaatagcgacaccttttgtcttggttctttgatgctaccaaaacagaAGCTTGCCTATCTACCTTGTtctccaaaccaaactcattgttgagTTTGTCTTTACTCAGCAAATAACCCTTCACATatttgaacgagagtttgtctctgtcataaatcagggtttccctgaaagacttgtatgaagggggtaaagagcacaataatagcataaccTAATCTTTATCGTCAATaggaacctcaacgttctttaaatcatttaaaagactaatgaattgaatgatgtgatatttaagaagctcaccttcgttcatgcaaaacgtaaatagacgttgttttaACACTAAGCGGTTagcagagacttagtcgcataaagagtttctaactttTTTCACAAGGCAGATGAGATCTTCTCCATcgatacctcctgcaataccataTTCGCGAGGCACATGAATTAGATTGCaaacaaggccttttcatcaagctcttcctattctgtttgatttagattcttaggctttttcccggtaacaacctttttcaagccagtTTGAATTAGAATTTCCATCattcgaacttgccacagattgaaatttgtctcaccatcgaacttctcaatttcaaaccttattgttgtcatctctgaacgggctggtctatgaaaattgaactagctctgataccacttgttaggatcgacccgattaagcaacaaataacaaaaaataatgaaataaattgagaaattgaacacgcaaatttaacatgaaaaaacTCCTCTAAAGAGGATTAAAAAtcatgggcaaagataattttactataatggcaaaagaacgaagagtaaaaaagatgaagataaaaaactaaatctcgaaaaacctgaaaacaaaaaaccttcaaaacgtaaacacaaaattctctaaatgtgttatgagttctaatatctaatgggtgtattttctaagattgtaaaagaactaatttataagctaaattagtaagtgaaataaactatgctaataaatgctaaatatattatactaataaatactaaatcttctaaacaaatatatattttatttaacttaacttgcaaataatctcttaaaatttgagtcacacaactctaataaaTATATATGGTACTGTTACTTTTTATTTACACCCTAGAGAAGAGATAACGTGTCAAGGCCCTAAAGTGTCCCCAAAAGTTTACCATGCAATGGACCGAACAAAAATTACTCGTGTCATCTTATTGGCTGATGGTGTGCTTACGTGGATCACAACTTGTTTCCTTAATCCACCACGTCGCCAATGCCTATCATCCATCACCGATCAACCCCATGCACTCCCTCCCATATATACAAGCATTTCCCGTCATCGGTACAATCATCACTATCACAACTCACAGCAATATTATCACAAGCAGCAGCTAAAAAAAAAGGCAAGAAGAAAAATGGCGTCAGAGCAATATCAAGCTATGAGGAATGCACCACAAGAGGAAAAAGAAGAGCTTGATGCAAGGGCAAAGCAAGGGGAGACTGTGGTTCCTGGTGGGACTCGTGGGAAAAGCTTGGATGCTCAGATTAACCTAGCTGaaggtataaataaataaaacaagaatTTGTTTGTGTTTGTCAAATGTGTGTGTTTTAGGTTTTAATCAATGTGCGTTTTTTTTGAAATGTATGATGATGAAAAGGGAGGCACAAAGGAGGGGAAACAAGGAAGCAACAACTAGGAACTGAAGGGTACCAAGAAATGGGACGCAAAGGTGGTCTGAGCAACTCTGATATGTCTGGTGGTGAACGTGCAGCTGATGAAGGTGTCACCATAGATGAATCCAAGTTCAGAACCAAAAACTAAATATCATCTCCCACGACAGAACCCTAGCtactctttttttatatatagacCCTAATAATGTATGTTTGTTTTAGGTTTTAGGAAGAACTGAACCAGCTTATATGTAACAAAACTGGACATGTTTAAGCTTTAGCTTGGTGTCTGTAACCTAAGCTATAGCCTAGTGTTTTACTGTTGACTgtttgttttagtgttttaaattaGGACTAAACCAGTTTACATGTAAAAACTGGACATGTTTAAAGCTTAGCTTGGTGTCTGTAATCTAAGCTGGAGCTTAGTGTTTTACTgtttgttttagtgttttaaatgaGGACTAAACCAGTTTATATGTAAGAACTGGTCATGTTTAACGCTTAGCTTGGTGTGTTTATATATGGACCTAGTGTTTATCTGTTGTGGGAGATGATTTTAGCTTCTGGTGCTGAACTTGGTGTGTTTATATATGGACCTAGTGTTTAACTGTTAAATGATGGAGTCACCATTGCTGAATCCAAGTTCAGCACCAGAAGCTAAAATCATCTCCCACAACAGACCCTAGcattttatatctatatatatggaGCTTTGACAAAACCAGTTTTATTATGTAAGAACTGGACATGTTGGACATGTATAAATCTTAGCCTGGTGTGTTTCTATATGGACCTAGTGTTTAACTGTTAAATGATGGAGTCACCATTGCTGAATCCAAGTTCAGCACCAGAAGCTAAAATCATCTCCCACAACAGACCCTAGctttttatatctatatatatatatatatatggagctTTGACAAAACCAGTTTTATTATGTAAGAACTGGACATGTTGGACATGTTTAAATCTTAGCTTGGTGTGTTTCTATATGGACCTAGTGTTTAACTGTTAAACGATGGAGTCACCATTGCTGAATCCAAGTTCAGCACCACAAGCTAAAATCATCTCCCACAACAAACCCTAGCtagtctttatatatatatggagtTTTGACAAAACCAGTTTATATGTAAGAACTGGACATGTTGGACATGTTTAAATCTTAGCTTGGTGTGTTTCTATGTGGACCTAGTGTTTAACTGTTAAATGATGGAGTCACCATTGCTGAATCCAAGTTCAGCACCAGAAGCTAAAATCATCTACCCCAACGGACCCTAGCtagtctttatatatatatggagcTTTGACAAAACCAATTTACATGTAAGAACTGGACATGTTTAAGCTTATAAGCTTGGTGTCTGCAATCTAAGGTATAGCCCAGTTTTTAACTGTTTGTTTTAGTGTTCTAAATGAGGACTAAACCAGTTTATATGTAAGAATTGGGCATGTTTAAAGCTTCGCTTGGTGTGTTTTTACTGGACTCTTAGCTAGAACCTAGTGTTTTAACTGTTTGTTAAACAGAATTTGACCTTAAAAATATATGGAACTTTTGGTAAATGATCATTTACTATTCGATTTatatattgtttaattttttatttttatttctttaactttttacctgaaaagttaaaaaagttaaaagaaattatcAATGAAACAAAAacattcaaaaattgaaaataataattttcatctttttccattattataaaattaacttttaatatatattttaaaatattaagaattacaaattttttttgaaatgtagCTTACCCTAAAGGGGTTGTTCTCATCCTATCGAAGGACAGCATTATTATGTCTGTATCCAAACAGAAAAACCTTCTAGGGTTTTACTTTTTTGgtgctaaaataaaaaaaaaattaacaaaaaagagCGGGAGATAAAATTATAAACCACAGAACTCGCATTTCCAATTGCAAGCTCATTTCAATTTCTACTCTTTTGACTCCCAAAACCTCTCTTCGAGTCGACTCACTCCTCAAAAATGCCGGTTGGCGTTCGCCAACTCTCCGTACTCGGCGAGTTCAAGCCGTTCGGATTAATCGCCGAGGCACTTGACGGAAAGCCGTCGGATACTTCGACCGATGATTACGATTATTTCCTCTTCGATCCAGAAATCGCGAGGCAACGTGAGGATAGTTCGGATAATGACGCCTCGGCTTCAGCTCTCAGTGACCGCCGTGACCACGAGCTCTTTATACGAGGCAACCGgtaattattttcactttttcagTAGTTTTGGATCAAAATTAGCTGCTGGTTACTTTTTGTACTGTTAAATTATTGGAAATTTGAACTTAGCGATAAGATTGACTAAAATTTGAGCTCAATTTTGTGCTCAATTTAATCGTTTTTTACTTGCCTGTAACAGTATAATTTGGAGTATTGGTGCAAGAGTTTTTAAGAGATTCACATTACCTTCTCCTGTCATCAAGGTCTGTTGAATTGTCAATGGATTGTGAAATTAATGCTTTAGCCGTATGAAAAATGATATTATTGGTGTATTTTGCTCGTTTTTACTAAATGATTTTTGTTTTTGCAACCTTTTTTACCTTAATTCTAGGCATGCTGGTGTCGTATGGGTGATAATCCGGAAGCTCTTCTTTGTGTCTTACAACTTGATTCTTTAACCATCTACAATACATCAGGTAAGCATTGTAGACGAAAGCCGATTGTTAAAAAACTTTTGTAGCTCTTGTTTTGCAGAGCTTAAGTTTTTTTCCACTAGAGAGTAGCCAATGTTATATTTCTGGACTGGTTTATTTGATTTTAAGGTTACTTGTTTTA
Coding sequences within it:
- the LOC107931767 gene encoding late embryogenesis abundant protein D-19-like, which codes for MASEQYQAMRNAPQEEKEELDARAKQGETVVPGGTRGKSLDAQINLAEGRHKGGETRKQQLGTEGYQEMGRKGGLSNSDMSGGERAADEGVTIDESKFRTKN